The following DNA comes from Nitrososphaerales archaeon.
GAGGATCGTTATAAAGAGCGCGCCCTTCCAACCGAATTCTTTAACCAAAACAGCGATCGTCGATATACATGGTATGTAAAACATCGCTACCAGAGTAAATACGATCATCTGAATGGGGTTCAGTATCTGTGCAAAATCTGTAGTTTCTAAGAGTGTTGCAAGCATTATAATCATCAACTCCTTTCTCAACACACCGAATATGAGCAGTACGCCTGTAACGTACGGTAATCCTAACCATGTAACGGTTATTGGAGCAAGCGTATTATTGATCGGTTCCAATAAACCTAGAACTTCTATAAGCTTTATTACAAAGCTTCCTACGATTATTAGAGGAAAGGCTATCTTTATAAACTCGAACAATCTGAACCACGTCTGCTTCAAAACAGTCCCCAAATGGGGCAATTTGTAATCATGCATCTCCATGATCAGAGCGGTCGGCTCTCCGGGTAAGGTTTTGAATGCAAACCTTCCTATGGCGAAGACGATCGATAGATTAAATAGATAGATCGCCAAAGCCCATCGAATGCCCAGGTATTGACCGACCAACCCAAGTATAATGACACTCCTTGCAGCACAGGGTATCAGAGTAGATACGAAGGCTGCAAGAAACCTCTCCCTATGTGTCTCCATAATTCTACATGCTAAGCAGGCGGGAACGTTACAACCGTAACTGAGTATCATTGGGATTATCGCTTTTCCATGCAGCCCCATCTTATGCATGATGTTATCCATTAAGAATGAGATGCGACTTAGGTAACCAGAGTCCTCTAGGAGGTATAACATTATGTAGAAAGGTAGAATGTAGGGTAAAGCGATCGTTACACCAGCAATAATCCCTTCGATGGCCCCTCCCCAAATCAAATCTCCTAAAACTCCTGCTCCGAATAAACCTCTGAAGATAGGCTCCCATACATAGAAAAAGTCGGTCAAGATCGATGAAGTGTAATTCCCAAAAGTAAAGATCGTATAAAAGATCGATAGTAAGGAGATCGCCATAATTGCGTATCCCATAATTTTATGAGTCGTTAATGCATGGATCTTCTCTTCCAGCGTGGACTTTATTGGAGGTATTAACCTCTGAACTTCCCTTACTATACGACCAGCGACTTCATACCGCTCAGAAGTGATTACAGTTGAGCAAGGATGGCCATGGAGATCTTCAATCTCTTTCCTAAGTATCTTCGCAAGAGAAAGTATATCGGGATTTATTTCATTGATCTCTCTTTCGATCTCTTCATCACCTTCTAACAACTTGATCGCTGTATACCTTGGTGGGTAATGAAATTTGATATCTTTAATCATCTTCACGAGCTTGTTGATTCTCTCCTCAACCTCATCCCCATACCTTATTTCGCGCTTCTCAATAGATCCTTTCTCGATTACTTCGATCGCTCTTTCCAAGAGTTGAAAGATACCGATACCTTTTATCGCTACGGTCGGTACGACTGGAACCCCCAAAATCTTCTCCAACTTCCTTACATCGATCTCAATACCCTTCTTTTTAGCTACGTCCATCTGGTTCAATGCGATGATCATCGGAGTTTCGAGCTCCATCAGTTGCAGAGTGAAGAATAGGTTTCTCTCCAAGATGGATGCATCTACAACATTTATCACCAGATCTGGCCTT
Coding sequences within:
- the feoB gene encoding ferrous iron transport protein B produces the protein MGKKRLLIALAGNANVGKSVIFNYMTGLHQHIGNWPGKTVEKAEGTLHFKGYTIDIIDLPGIYSLSTYSIEESISRRYIALERPDLVINVVDASILERNLFFTLQLMELETPMIIALNQMDVAKKKGIEIDVRKLEKILGVPVVPTVAIKGIGIFQLLERAIEVIEKGSIEKREIRYGDEVEERINKLVKMIKDIKFHYPPRYTAIKLLEGDEEIEREINEINPDILSLAKILRKEIEDLHGHPCSTVITSERYEVAGRIVREVQRLIPPIKSTLEEKIHALTTHKIMGYAIMAISLLSIFYTIFTFGNYTSSILTDFFYVWEPIFRGLFGAGVLGDLIWGGAIEGIIAGVTIALPYILPFYIMLYLLEDSGYLSRISFLMDNIMHKMGLHGKAIIPMILSYGCNVPACLACRIMETHRERFLAAFVSTLIPCAARSVIILGLVGQYLGIRWALAIYLFNLSIVFAIGRFAFKTLPGEPTALIMEMHDYKLPHLGTVLKQTWFRLFEFIKIAFPLIIVGSFVIKLIEVLGLLEPINNTLAPITVTWLGLPYVTGVLLIFGVLRKELMIIMLATLLETTDFAQILNPIQMIVFTLVAMFYIPCISTIAVLVKEFGWKGALFITIL